From Lagopus muta isolate bLagMut1 chromosome 12, bLagMut1 primary, whole genome shotgun sequence, one genomic window encodes:
- the MEAK7 gene encoding MTOR-associated protein MEAK7: protein MGNAESNAYRNHLSRFLPEEQSDVDGVFDTLVGSSSSAAAKNGKAMKKTVTLEALKAYMREPLPEQMTVRLYNGMRSIDLTGKSSAPSDHIAKEQFVIFMSNLLKGNADEKITIIMRMISTTEGPVKGKEIQEFTEDLIKSVVHVLSYRKELKGWNLENTRDSAGGIKALSSQLLSELKLADGTKAVSPQLMEMSFDRSVIEDWVYRVPQISAFLSVVIRQGLHVLHSLPDQTKDIVNLVPGCKGIKGRIVSLFDIPSVMYINSHLPAELQHKWRLLFSSKLHGESFSQLCAHIVNKGPCILILKDVDGCIFGGFASHSWEVKPQFQGDNRCFLFSVFPSLAVYTYTGYNDHYMYLNHGQQTMPNGLGMGGQHGYFGLWVDSDYGKGHSKAKPRCTTYNSPQLSAKEDFTLDALEVWAVGDMPESAETKGKKSILDVDPEAQALLEMTGKSRHSEGLREPLEDEDDDN from the exons atgggaaatgcagaaagcaatgcCTATCGGAACCACCTTTCCAGGTTTCTTCCTGAGGAGCAGTCTGATGTTGATGGCGTATTTGATACCTTAGTGGGatcaagcagctcagcagcagccaaaaatggaaaagctatgaagaaaactgtcactctggaagcactgaag GCATATATGAGGGAACCACTGCCAGAGCAAATGACTGTTAGGCTGTACAATGGAATGAGAAGTATTGACCTGACTGGAAAATCGTCTGCACCCAGTGACCACATTGCTAAGGAGCAGTTTGTAATTTTCATGTCCAACCTcttaaaaggaaatgcagatgaGAAGATTACCATAATAATGAGAATGATCTCCACCACGGAAGGACCTGTGAAGGGCAAGGAAATCCAAGAG TTCACAGAGGACCTGATCAAGTCTGTAGTCCATGTACTGAGCTACAGGAAGGAGCTGAAAGGTTGGAATTTAGAGAATACCAGGGATTCTGCAGGTGGAATAAAGGCTCTGTCTTCTCAGCTTCTATCAGAATTGAAACTTGCAG ATGGGACAAAAGCTGTGAGTCCTCAGCTGATGGAGATGAGCTTTGATAGAAGTGTCATTGAGGACTGGGTGTACCGAGTTCCACAAATCTCAGCTTTCCTCAGCGTTGTTATCAGGCAGGGCCTCCATGTCCTGCATTCTCTCCCAGACCAAACCAAAGACATAGTCAACTTGGTTCCAGGCTGTAAAGGCATCAAAGGAAGAATTGTCAGCCTCTTTGACATCCCATCTGTCATGTACATCAACTCCCAtttgcctgcagagctgcagcataagtggaggcttttattttcttctaaactgCATGGAGAAAGCTTCTCCcagctgtgtgcacacataGTGAACAAAGGTCCCTGCATTTTGATCCTAAAGGATGTAGATGGCTGTATCTTTGGTGGCTTTGCATCTCACTCCTGGGAGGTGAAACCACAGTTTCAAG gtgACAAtagatgctttctgttttctgtttttccctctcttgCTGTGTATACATACACAGGATACAATGACCACTACATGTATTTGAACCACGGCCAACAGACAATGCCAAATGGACTC GGCATGGGAGGGCAGCACGGTTACTTTGGACTCTGGGTGGACAGTGATTATGGGAAGGGACACAGTAAAGCAAAACCTCGATGCACCACCTACAACAGTCCTCAGCTGTCAGCTAAAGAGGATTTCACACTGGATGCCTTGGAAGTCTGGGCAGTGGGAGACATGCCTGAAAGTGCAGAG